From the genome of Prunus persica cultivar Lovell chromosome G8, Prunus_persica_NCBIv2, whole genome shotgun sequence:
GAGTCAAAACTCCCACTGACTTTCTTCCTTCACTGTGGCAAGAACcgaacacacacacacatacaaaaCGTTAAACCGTGTCATTTTACGAGGAAAttattgtttcattttttctttccctctcACAAGGAAAAACCTTTGTTAAAGTATGAGCCAAGACACACAAGTGGGCATAAGATAAAGTACCATATTAAGGCAacacatttaaaaataatttgaataacGCAGGCAGACATAAACTGAAATCTAGAAAACAAGCTTATTCTCTTATCAGGTCGTTGAACCATCCAGAGCAAGCAAAAGCAAATCATTTTAGTACACGAAAATGTTCTTGCTTGATATGTCCCGGTATACATTTTAGTCCAATTTCCTATTCCATTTCTTTGGCTGCTTATCTCCAAGTCAAAAGCAAATCATGAGCCTTCCACCAAAAAAGCAGAACCTATTGCaagtcaaaattttatttttctatgttATTTTGAGTTTGGACCAtcaagggggaaaaaaaaaaggaaatacacCATTATATATATCGATTAGCCATCCAAACATTAACCGacgtttttgttttgaaactaAATTTGATTCAAAGGGAAACGCACACAATGTCACTTGAATGTTGTGTCGTGTCTCAATGTGTCCCTCCAACATAATATTGATTCATCACATTAATTGTCCTCTAACAGGGGCGGAGCCACACTGGGACCAGTGTGGTCCCGAGCCGTcactcaagtttttttttatattttaaaagtaatatactgttatgtatttttatatgtatattatttcaaatacTTTACGTTTTGATATGTACCCACATGTGTTGTAGCGGACCTATTAAGGCACAAGGAGGTAGTTCAAATTGCACCTTTCCTCAGCTGGTGGCGGTGCACTCCAAGTGTACaaattaccttatttccattttcaacatttaagtaaatgtctttgtccttttactttaatttatttttatattactccattttcttaagtttacaatgtaaataaggaagtaccccctatttggattcaaataaaaatactagaaaatcaaattcctaccaaatcaaaatatgaaaaattgattttagtataaaatacgatttaggctaaaaatgatggctcattaagtcaatatatacttcatactaaaatctcataaaatcaagttttcttatttgatgtgtaaggaattaaagccgccaaaaattatcctgagaaaatgattattctgaaaaaccatttttcatacttagtcaatattttttcatgtatgatatgaatgcatgaaggggcctaagattttttttttatttgggaaattttgattgttttttctttctattgggTTTAATGGGGGAAAAAGCTTTAAAGATATTTGCTAAATCGCCACTCTTTGTCTATCTCTTGTAATTTTTCTTGCTTAGAATGTATTTGTCTATCCCTTTGTCGAGAACAATTATAATTGCAACCAATAAGCAATATAATTCTTGAcatatgtgatatatatatacactattttttatgtgtattgtgaattcgaattttttattttttataatttataggaGGCCCCCACACACATGAAATCCTGGCTTCGCCACTGTCCTCTAAgttatgattttgttgaagtttggGTGGCAATCATTAATATATTCATAGTACTTTAGGTGGCAACCTGAGACATACAGTTCATAAGGAAAAACATTTCGAAATACCAAACATTTAAGAAGAATTAAATAAAGGCAGACACGAATGAAGTGAAATATAGAAAAGCAGCACATCTCCTCATCAGGAAGTCAAACTATCAAGAGCAAGCAATTCACCACATGTTGTCATATGCAATGGCTTTGACAAATGCAGCCTCTGAGTTGATGAGAGGAGCTGAGAAACTTTCTTCATTGTTGGACGACACTGCGGACTGGGATTCAAGGATGCAAATGCTATCTTCGCAAGAGACACCACCTCCCCTGCTTCTTGATTTGAGGGTGGCGAGATGCGCTGGTCCAGAACATCCGAAATTGGCATTTCAGGGGCAGGTGATGCAGATGACGATGACGATGACGCCCGAGATGATAAAGATGAGAAAACATCTCCTGGATGTCTTCCCATAATTACTTCTAGTGTGACAACTCCAAAGCTAAAAACATCGCACTTTTCGTTCACTTCCATTGTATATGCAAGCTCTGCTTAGAAAAATACTCAGAGAAGAAATTTTATATGCAAGCTCTGCTTAGAAAAATACTcagagaagaaattgtatcaTGCACCAATTGTACACATGTACAAGAGATTGAGATTTAAGtgttcaaagaaaaaggacaGTGAGGAAGTGACAATTTCCCAATCAAACTAATAATTCATTGAAACACACAACCTACAATTTCGAAGAAATTTATCCTATttgaaaaccaaataaaatagcTTACGCAAATCGAATTTAATAAAACCTGgctaatgaaaaaaataaataaataaagaagagaAGTTTGGATCACCATTCATCATAAAAATATCTAATAGTTATATATTCGAAATCAAAGAAGTGCAATTTGTTAATGTTAATCATTGGTCTAAAAATAAAcgcttaaatattttaaacacAAAGAACAGAGAATGACAATACTAATTACCTGGTGCCATGTAGCCAAATGTGCCTGCAACGGTAGTCCAATTAGTTGAGTCTGGATTTAAAAACCTAGCAGTGCCAAAGTCTGAAACACAGGCCTCATATTCAGGATCCAACAAAATGTTCTTGCTTGAGATGTCACGATGTACAATCAGTGGCAAGCAATCGTGGTGCATGTAAGACAAGGCATGAGCTACACCTTTTACGATATTCACCCTTTTGCTCCACCCTAACTCTttagcctcttcctctttgCTCAAGATTGTGGCCAAGCTACCTCTTTCAAGATACTCGTATACCAAAAACGAGTGTCGTTTATGTGCGCAGAAACCATAGAGCTTCACAATATTCCGATGTCTTATCTCAGTTAGTGCCCTTACTTCATTTAAGAACTCCTTCTGAAATTCTATCTCACCATCCCACACGAGATGGAGTTTCTTCACGGCCACTATGTTGGCACTGGCAGATGACAAATTCACTCTGTAGACACTTCCATGTCCTCCCTTCCCAATGCAATATATGGAATCAAAATCTTCTGTTGCTCTTATGATTTCCTCATACATTGATTTTCCATCAAAATTTAGAACTGAAAAGGAAATCTCTTCATGCatgttgttttgttctttatcctgatgcttcttcttcctttgcaCTACAAAGACAATTGTAAACAAAACAGATAGAAGTACAAATACTGCTAGAAGGGAGAATGTTATTCCAAAAACCCGTTTTCGATTAGTTTTTGTCCCATGTTCATTGCAGGGTGGCAGTGCTCCAACTTTGCCACACAATCCTTTGTTCCCTTTTAATGCTTCTGGCGGAGCTTCTCGAAATGTGCGAGTGTTGGGAAGGGGACCTTCCAAATGATTATAGGATATGTCAACATACGACAAGCCATGCATGTCTTCAAAACTCGTTGGTATGAAACCCGAAAGATTGTTGTGGGAAAGATTAAGTGTCACCAAACTCTGGATGTTGCTCATTTCTGATGGTATCTTACCTTCAAGTGAGTTGTGACTTAAATCTAGGTCATTTAATTGTACTAACTTCCCCAAATTCAATGGAATTGCTTGAGACAAATCGTTTTTGCTCAAATTCAAGTAGTGCAATCTGAACAAGTGACCTAGAATGCTCGGAATTGACTCATTGAATTTGTTTGCTGACAAGTCAAGATATTCAAGATCACTCAATGATCCGAATTCTGAGGGTATAGAACCCGAAAGTTTATTTCCATTCAACATCAACTTCTCCAAATATGTCAGTCTCCCAAAAGCCTTTGGAATCACCCCAACTAAGTGATTTAAAGAAAGGTCGAGCACATGAATTTGGGTTGTGTTGCCTATCTCAGGTGGGATGCTGCCAGTAAGGTTGTTTCCTGCCATTTGTAGGGTTGTCAACTTTGGGCATTGTCCCCAGGTGTGTGAGATTTCTCCATACAAGTTGTTGTGACTTATAGTCATAAAATCAAGATTCGGATAAACACCAAAGTCTTCAGATATGTTGCCTGTCAATTGGTTCCGGTCAAGACGGACTCTGAATAAGCTCGTGCAGTTTTTCAAGCTTTTGGGGATTGGACCGGTCAAATAGTTTGCGCTTACTGAAAAGTTTATGAGTTTTCCGCCTTGGCAGATATTTGGAGGGATGAGACCACTTAAATTGTTGTAGGACAACTGTAGAACTACAAGAGATTTCAAGTTCCCTATCTCCTTGGGAATCAAACCAGAAAGTTGATTGGATGTCAAGAACAAAATGTTTAGCTTTATTAAGTTACCAATATTTGGAGGGATGAAACCACTTAAATTGTTGTAGGACAAATCTAGATCTACAAGAGATTTCAAGTTCCCTATCTCCTTGGGAATCAAACCAGAAAGTTGATTGTTATTCAAGTACAAATAGTTTAGGTTTATTAAGTTACCAATATTTGGAGGGATGAGACCACTTAAATTGTTATAGGAAAACTCTAGATCTACAAGAGATTTCAAGTTCGCTATCTCCTTGGGAATCAAACCAGAAAGTTGATTGGAATGCAAGTACAAGGTGTTTAGGCTTATTAAGTTACCAATATTTGGAGGGATGAGACCACTTAAATTGTTGTAGGACAAATCTAGATCTACAAGAGATTTCAAGTTCCCTATCTCCTTGGGAATCAAACCAGAAAGTTGATTGTCATCCAAGTACAAAATGTTTAGCTTTATTAAGTTACCAATATTTGAAGGGATGAGACCACTTAAATTGTTGTTGGATAACTCTAGATCTACAAGAGATTTCAAGTTCCCTATCTCCTTAGGAATCAAACCAGAAAGTTGATTGTCATGCAAGTACAAAGTGTTTAGCTTTATTAAGTTACCAATATTTGAAGGGATGAGACCACTTAAATTGTTGTAGGACAACTCTAGATCTACAAGAGATTTCAAGTTCCCAATCTCCTTGGGAATGAAACCAGAAAGTTGATTGGAATGCAAGTACAAAGTATTTAGCTTTATTAAGTTACCAATACTTGGAGGGATGAGACCACTTAAATTGTTGTGGGACAACTCTAGATTTACAAGAGATTTCAAGTTCCCTATCTCCTTGGGAATCAAACCAGAAAGTTTATTACGATAGGGATAGAGAAGGGTAAGGCTTGTTAGATTGCCTAGTGATCTTGGAATTGAACCATCGAGTTGATTCTGACACAAATATAGTTCCACAAGAGATTTTAGGTTGCCGATTTCTGGTGGGATTCTCCCAGAGAACTGATTTTGGGAGAGATCAAGATAGTGGAGTTTGGAGAGGTAGCTAATTTGAGGTGGGATGGCATCAAAGAGTTTGTTGAAGCTGAGGTCAAGATATTCAAGATTAGGGAAGGACAAGAATGAAAACTCATGTAGCGTACCTTGAATACCACTAGTGGAAAGGTTTAGCTTGCTGACACTTCCAGCTGCGTTGCATGAAACACCAGTCCAAGTGCATGGGCTTGTTCTTGGTTTTGGATTGGTGCTGGAAGAATTGGTGGCATTAATATTATAAGTGGGAGGGTACCAGGTGAGATGATTGAGGGCTTTATTTGGAAATAAGCTGGCTTTCCATTTGAGAAGAGCCTTTGCTTCAGTATGAGAAGTAGAAGTagcagaaagaaaaacaacccAATTTGGTGATGAAACATACAAGAAGATGACAAGGCAATAAGGCAGGAAGCATAATTTAGCGGAAATTAAAGATGTCATGGTTATTGTTTGTGTATGGGAGGTGCCTTACTACTTATATATAGTGTGGGTTAGTCTTTAGGGTTCAGTTGAGCATTGAAAAGTCTTTCGGATCTCATCTCTataatcaattttcttttaaataaagGTCTCAGTCTTTCATTCTCTAAATTTAAATGccaattttgtattttctggataaaataatgaaatgaaattgatgGAGATGAGAAATAACTATATGCATGACATAGGGGTTTAGAAATGAAACTGATctgttttcaattttgcatTTTCTGGACTGcataatgaaatgaaatggatGGAAGTGAGAGCTCATCACTGGCATTTTCTGGACtacattattatttattattttttcttggtgCATGGCTATCCTCAACGAAAATTGCCTTAGGCGACTCAAAAGATCAAACTCACGTGCCTTACACGTGGCTTTACTCCTTAGCAGCATTAATGGCCCATtttcaacttcttcttttttttctctttaatcTCTCACCAAACATGACCAGa
Proteins encoded in this window:
- the LOC109950751 gene encoding MDIS1-interacting receptor like kinase 2-like gives rise to the protein MEVNEKCDVFSFGVVTLEVIMGRHPGDVFSSLSSRASSSSSSASPAPEMPISDVLDQRISPPSNQEAGEVVSLAKIAFASLNPSPQCRPTMKKVSQLLSSTQRLHLSKPLHMTTCGELLALDSLTS
- the LOC109950826 gene encoding MDIS1-interacting receptor like kinase 2-like, which codes for MHEEISFSVLNFDGKSMYEEIIRATEDFDSIYCIGKGGHGSVYRVNLSSASANIVAVKKLHLVWDGEIEFQKEFLNEVRALTEIRHRNIVKLYGFCAHKRHSFLVYEYLERGSLATILSKEEEAKELGWSKRVNIVKGVAHALSYMHHDCLPLIVHRDISSKNILLDPEYEACVSDFGTARFLNPDSTNWTTVAGTFGYMAPGN
- the LOC18766225 gene encoding probable leucine-rich repeat receptor-like protein kinase At1g35710 → MTSLISAKLCFLPYCLVIFLYVSSPNWVVFLSATSTSHTEAKALLKWKASLFPNKALNHLTWYPPTYNINATNSSSTNPKPRTSPCTWTGVSCNAAGSVSKLNLSTSGIQGTLHEFSFLSFPNLEYLDLSFNKLFDAIPPQISYLSKLHYLDLSQNQFSGRIPPEIGNLKSLVELYLCQNQLDGSIPRSLGNLTSLTLLYPYRNKLSGLIPKEIGNLKSLVNLELSHNNLSGLIPPSIGNLIKLNTLYLHSNQLSGFIPKEIGNLKSLVDLELSYNNLSGLIPSNIGNLIKLNTLYLHDNQLSGLIPKEIGNLKSLVDLELSNNNLSGLIPSNIGNLIKLNILYLDDNQLSGLIPKEIGNLKSLVDLDLSYNNLSGLIPPNIGNLISLNTLYLHSNQLSGLIPKEIANLKSLVDLEFSYNNLSGLIPPNIGNLINLNYLYLNNNQLSGLIPKEIGNLKSLVDLDLSYNNLSGFIPPNIGNLIKLNILFLTSNQLSGLIPKEIGNLKSLVVLQLSYNNLSGLIPPNICQGGKLINFSVSANYLTGPIPKSLKNCTSLFRVRLDRNQLTGNISEDFGVYPNLDFMTISHNNLYGEISHTWGQCPKLTTLQMAGNNLTGSIPPEIGNTTQIHVLDLSLNHLVGVIPKAFGRLTYLEKLMLNGNKLSGSIPSEFGSLSDLEYLDLSANKFNESIPSILGHLFRLHYLNLSKNDLSQAIPLNLGKLVQLNDLDLSHNSLEGKIPSEMSNIQSLVPFPTLAHFEKLRQKH